From a region of the Falco cherrug isolate bFalChe1 chromosome 9, bFalChe1.pri, whole genome shotgun sequence genome:
- the KCNK18 gene encoding potassium channel subfamily K member 18, with the protein MASTSQPLRGKRACKKIFWAVFPHACFILSLVIYAFLGAFMFSHIEGNRKVNSSEEYRKFLQNLWYISRNLSDNMTENEEMFKQKIHKLLSEAERDWFVNPKEKWTFFGSLFFCCTVFTTVGYGNTYPVTRTGKYLCMLYALFGIPLMFLVLTDMGDILATVLSKSYNEFRKLQSKILASKLCSGSTCNKEVELKPRAQSKVVISEPLTIMEVLRSQPGVKRKPIKYHNAEIFEMLIARENEHTKLTRNKSIERWSSCPELARGKTMSRVIENFDKIGKQLEKLDVPIVLMVLVIFVYISCAAAILPHWETRLDFQEAFYFCFITLTTIGFGDTQLEHPKFFLFFSLYIIIGMEIVFIAFKLGQDRLIALYKKVISFCGEKKMPSKKIYPK; encoded by the exons ATGGCATCAACATCACAGCCTCTGCGAGGTAAAAGggcatgtaaaaaaatattttgggcaGTATTTCCTCATGCCTGCTTCATTCTGTCTCTTGTCATCTATGCTTTTCTTGGGGCTTTCATGTTTTCCCACATTGAAGGTAACCGGAAGGTCAATTCAAGTGAAGAATATAGAAAATTTCTGCAGAATCTGTGGTACATCTCCAGAAATTTATCAG ATAACATGACAGAAAATGAGGAGATGTTTAAGCAAAAAATCCATAAATTGCTCAGCGAAGCTGAACGAGACTGGTTTGTCAATCCAAAAGAGAAATGGACTTTTTTTGggtctctctttttctgctgcacaGTCTTCACAACCGTGG GTTATGGTAACACCTACCCTGTGACACGGACTGGAAAATACCTCTGTATGTTGTATGCTTTATTTGGCATCCCTCTGATGTTCTTGGTCCTGACAGACATGGGAGACATCCTTGCAACTGTCTTATCCAAATCTTACAATGAATTCAGAAAACTACAGTCAAAAATTCTAGCCTCTAAACTCTGTTCTGGATCCACATGTAACAAAGAGGTTGAGCTGAAACCCAGGGCGCAGTCTAAAGTAGTCATCAGTGAGCCCTTGACTATTATGGAGGTGCTGAGAAGTCAGCCAGGTGTTAAAAGAAAGCCAATCAAGTACCACAATGCTGaaatttttgaaatgttaattgccagagaaaatgaacacacaaaactgacaagaaataaaagcattgaGAGATGGAGTTCATGTCCTGAACTAGCCAGGGGAAAGACAATGTCCAGGGTAATTGAGAATTTTGACAAGATAGGGAAACAGTTAGAAAAATTAGATGTGCCAATTGTATTAATGGTGCTAGTTATCTTTGTGTACATCTCCTGTGCAGCTGCTATTCTCCCACACTGGGAAACCAGGTTAGATTTTCAggaagctttttatttctgctttatcaCCTTGACAACTATTGGATTTGGAGACACACAACTGGAACACCccaagtttttcttgtttttttccctctataTTATTATTGGCATGGAAATTGTCTTCATCGCTTTTAAGCTGGGCCAAGACCGCTTGATTGCTTTGTATAAAAAGGTCATTTCATtttgtggggagaaaaagatgCCATCAAAGAAGATATATCCAAAATAA